In the genome of Cryptomeria japonica chromosome 8, Sugi_1.0, whole genome shotgun sequence, one region contains:
- the LOC131035894 gene encoding photosystem I reaction center subunit VI-1, chloroplastic, whose product MAAITASVVKPKAAVHGLCGATLPLSARKLSMPSRRLRMPKSSKRNVVVAKYGDKSVYFDLEDISNTTGAWDLYGSDAPSPYNPLQSKFFETFAGPFTKRGLLLKFLVLGGGLALTSATSNATGDILPILKGPQQPPTMGPRGKI is encoded by the exons ATGGCTGCAATCACCGCCAGTGTTGTGAAGCCCAAAGCTGCAGTTCATGGCCTATGCGGCGCCACTCTCCCTCTCTCTGCTCGGAAGCTCTCCATGCCTTCACGCCGCCTCAGAATGCCCAAATCTTCCAAGAG GAACGTAGTGGTGGCCAAGTATGGGGATAAGAGTGTTTACTTTGATTTGGAGGACATCAGCAACACCACTGGCGCCTGGGATCTCTATGGCTCCGATGCCCCTTCTCCCTATAACCCTCTGCAG AGCAAATTCTTTGAGACATTTGCTGGGCCATTCACAAAAAGAGGGCTTCTGTTGAAGTTTCTGGTGTTGGGAGGAGGTCTAGCGTTGACAAGTGCCACCAGCAATGCTACAGGTGACATCCTCCCCATTCTCAAAGGCCCTCAGCAGCCCCCTACTATGGGCCCCAGGGGAAAGATCTGA